ccaaCTCGATCGCAACAACTAACAAACTTACCTTCGACGAGGTAAGCCTTCTTCGAGGAATCTATTTATCCTCCCGGAGTGGAAAAGGTAGGAGaaataggaggaggaggaggaggtaggGGAGAGCGTAAAAAGAGGCGCGCAGGTTGGGTGTATAAAGAACTCGCGGAATAACTGGAGGAAACCGAGCCATCGGGAATTTCCCAGTTGGATAATAAGGTGGGGGATGTGCAACCGCATAAAAGTGCAGGGGGGAAGGGATCGCAAAAATCCATCATGTTCGTCCGGGGTGGTCTCTCTGCTtaagaaaggagaaggaggaggaggaggaggaggaggaggatacaattctgaaaaagaaaaaagaaagagagaggcgatcttttttttttttaacttcgaTTCCTCTTTCGAGTCGAGGCGATCGTATGACAAATACCGCGACTCGAGCGTCATCGACCACACGGAGATGTTGTCTGGAAATAGAGTATATGGGAGGAGTATATTGTGACGTATATTCTTGTTtgaatggaatttttggaagaaTTCACTTTTAGGCGAGAAATGATGGAAATTAGTAAATGGAAGAAGGGGTTGTGAGACGTGTCTTGCTTTTCTTGAGAGGAATTTTGTGAGTGAAGTTATAAagattcgaatataatataggGAACATGAGGTTATCTATTTGTGAATAAAGTAAGCACGAAGTAAAGTCCACGATTTTTACGTTAAATTCAGAGTGTATTGCGAGAAATCTTGTCTATAAATAGAGTATGAAAGGGTATtccttccatatttttttgtgatttATTTGTGAATAAATTATGCAGGAAGAGAtctacgatttttaaaaaatgtaaaagttaAAACGCGATTCAGAacagaaattttatctatgaataaaatataaaaaggatcgtatcttttttttttttgaaaggaaTTTTGTGAATAAGGTACGAAGGAATATTACAACGCGGTTCAAAGTGCCATGTACACGAGAAATCTtgtaaatggaataaaaaatatggaaaagatTGTATCCTTGTTTCCTTGAAaggaatttttccaataaaatacgTCTGTAAACAGAGTATATCGAAGGGGGTCCACGATTCATCGAGAAATCTTGTAAGTGGAAGAGActtctcttaaaaattttctgaataaaGTATGAAGGGGtccacgatttttaaaaagtgtaaAAGTTAAAACGCGATTCAGGAtgcgaaattttgtttatatgaaatgaaatataaaaaggaccgtatctttttcttcttgaaagaaattttgtgaataattCCACGATCTCTacgtaaaaattacaaatacaacataagaaatatggaaaagattgtatccttctttccttgaaaggaattttttcaataatataatctataaacaGAGTATATCGAAGGAGTCCACGATTCATCCCTTCAACGAGAAATTTTGGAAGAgatttctcttaaaaataaagCACTCATGAAGGGATGAtctgtgaaagaaaaaaattggcaaCTTCAGATATATCaatcgaatcgagaaatcTTGCCTGTGAACAGAGTatcctcgataaaaaaaaagaaatgttataataGAATCGCAATGCGtctttcgagagaaattttaaggGGATCGATACGTTGAACCGTAAAAATCGGTGGCTAGGTTTGGTTGCTAGGTAGGTGCGAAACGTAAACCGAGCGACTCTCTGACGAGGCACGGGCCGATGCACCGCGAAGATTGCGAGTATCCTTGCTGAGGTCGGACGGCGAGCTTCGTCGAAGGTCGTTGCCTGCTCGATATACACGGTGTACCTTGAGAATTTTCGCCCAGCCTTTCCTTCCcaactcccctcccctcccatcTTTCTCGCTCTCGTTCGAAAGTGGTCGAAGAGAAAGGAAGTGGCGCCCCTTCCAAACTCCTCATCCTATCATCATCCGCGTGAAATTATTCcttctcgatcgattcgaaaattaaagattcctcctcctcctcctcttcaatCCTCCGATCATCTCGAATACCGTGATTACTCGTTGCTCGTAGACTCGAGAGTTTCGGAGAGAAGAATCGAGAAGCTCGAGATAAGATCTCgtattttcttgtattttttttatatatcgcgCTTCGTTAGCGATTCAACGGGAAGGAGATATGAAACGAGAGACGAGGACAATTAATCCGCGTTGCGTTAACGCGTTAATGACGATAATGATATCGCGTTGGAGAACGGCGAACACGGCTCTCCGAGTTTCTCGGAAGAACATCTTGCCAAGGTCGCGCTTCTTGCCTTACAATGTCTCGCCTCCTCCACCATACTCCTCAcggatatatttatacacgtcCTCCGTCaaattatcttattctttcgatcgaggtaattaacgataatcgatcgtgaaatcgatcaattcgaatgtatatatatacatatagaaacATTCGTATGGAAAATCGTTGGAGTACGAGTGAAATACGTGGCCGGGATCGTTTACGGATAATTGTCCCTGTTCCCTAAGAACGGGCATCGCGGTCGTTCGATTACACTTATTGTCCGTCCGTTGTTAGCAGGAAGCGTTTCGATTGAGAATTACACTCATTAGCGGCGATTATCGTTCGcattaatgataatgattcgATAGCACGCATGAATGCGCCAAAAGGAGAGTTAATCGAcgtggaaaattaaatggTATACTAATACAAAGTAGCGaattacgaagaagaagaaacaagaaaaaaaaggaaactatTCTTTTCCACGACGAATATAACTTTTCATAACGAATAATCGTCCGAGATCGATCAACAAACCATCCGAGTTGCAATGTGAAACGATCAAAATTTAAGTTTGAGGTTAGAATAAACTTAGTTCGAAcagtcaaaatttaaatttgaggtTAGAATAAACTTAGTTCGAACGGTCAAAATTTAACAAGTTTGAGGTTAGAATAAACTTAGTTCGAACAGTCAAAATTTAACAAGTTTGAGGTTAGAATAAACTTAGTTCGAACAGTCAAAATTTAACAAGTTTGAGGTTAAAATAAACTTGGTTCGAAaccttaattaataataacaatatcgaataattattgtaaaaaaactgagaaaatataaataaattttatttcgaatttttcccacacgaaatttttaaccaaTTTTTAACCGACTCTGTACGAAAGGGAAACGAGTTGGCGTTCGAACAAAGTGGTCCTGTTGGTGGGGAGAAGAAACGACGAAGAGTGGCGCTCCTTTCTCGGCTCGGGACAGGAGCGAACTAGAAGGGAAGCGAGCGAATGGTCCGGTTTTTGCTTAGCGGGGTGCAAGGACAGACGGATTGCTCGCGAGGGGAAACGTGATCGGCGTCACCGAAACGCTCGTAAAACGAGAATTGCAACGGCGCGAGGACCAACGGCTTCGTTTTACGCGCGTTTAACTCGCACTCGCTTCCTTCGGCCAACAATATCGCCGGTGTGGGAAGGGGGACGGCGGATAAGAATCGCCTATTACGGCACGCCACTCGATTTACCTTGCCTTGTCTCCGTTCCTCGAAAACGGACATAGCTCGAGGGAAAAACGTATATAATacgcatttaaaaaaaaaatacacgcgattcgtttcgatatcTTGGACTctcgatgattttattttattatattagatatgcaAATATGTTGTTTCTTTCCAAATTCATCAAGATTTTATTACGTAAATTAggtaaaaaattatcgtttcagGATTAGATCctgatttttccaattcttcttGCTCGGATTTTCGTCGAGCGAAATTCCATCGACTCGTCGAACTTTCTCGACGCGCCCGAACGATCCTCGtcttccaaattaaaatttccgcCTTTGAATCTTTCCCACCGCTTTTTCTTTCCCAGTTACGCTTAAAAACCATTTCTCGCaagatatcgaaaatattttattaatcgcaCTAACTCGATAAACGTTCGAAACAACGCTTTTGTTTCGCCAATGCAAGAAACAATGCAAAGTAAAATTCGAACTCGGTTGAACGAtcgtaaagaaaaaaggagaggaagaggaaaggatttaatttatttgtaataaatcggATTTTCGTTCGCAGGACGACGGAGGCATCGAGTACTTCAACACGATAGTTGTCCAGCCGCACCTGAAGCTGGTCACGAATCAGGGCAGGGGTTTCCACGTGAGATGCCGATACCAAACGAGGGACAAAGTGGTAACGAACGATCAAACCCACGTGGCCATGCTGCAATCCCTACCGCTCCAGGTAGGTTATTAACCAACCTTCTccgtttcctcctcctcctctctaaAACCTCCTTATTCAACAAGACACACATCCGTTCAATTTGCCGGTTATAAATCGCTTGATACCTTAACCCTCCCCCATCCCTCCAGTCGCGAATCAAACGCTGATTATACCATTCGAGCCTGTACGAGtctattttccaatttagCGGTTATACACGGCTGGCAAGAAGCaccgccgtcgtcgtcgtcgcgctTTTTCTCGTTACACCGGCAAAAAATGGAAGCGAAGCGATTGAACAACGATCGCTTacgagagagggggagggggttgaATAAAGTTCAGcggatgaataataaataataaatttttacgtgTGTGACAGGCAACGGCTCCCATGCCGGGATGCACGATGAAGATCTTCAGCGGGGATCCGACGAGGCATCAAGTGGCGGAAAACGTGAAGATCGGGGATCCTTTGACCTTGGTCATTAACATCGACAAACAGGAAATGTTCGGCCTCAAGATATCCGACTGCCTGGTGCGCGACGGGTTGGGATGGGGCGAGCAGAGGCTCATAAACGACCAAGGGTAATCTTACTCCCCCCCCTTAATATTTTTCCCGATCGTTGATTGAAAATCGATACAGATCCTCCTTTCCGTCGaggaaataagtaaaataagagGGGAACGACTCGACTCTTCTCCATTACTCCGCGCCgcgaattgaataaattgcgAATGCGCGTGTAGAGCATGTTGAGTGAATTTAttcgaagggagagaaagagagaaaaaaatatctctcttTCCTGGTTCATCTCTTTTCATTGTCACCGATACGCTCGTGTTTCGATAATACGCGCAAATTTCGGATCTTTCGAGAtgatggaagagagagagagagagagagagaaaagaaaaaattcgaattttaaaaagggaTGGATCGTTATTGCAGATGCCCGGTCGACGGTGAAATCATGGGAGAATTCACGTACAACGAGGATAAAACGGAGGCAAAGGTCGATTTCCAGGCGCACAAGTTCCCTTATACAGCGAGCGTCTACTATCAATGCAACGTCAGATTGTGCGTGAAACACGATGGAGGATGCAGCAACAcggtaaaatgaataaatcgtCTGAAAGTTCTCCAAGTTTCGAGAACTTTTTCTCTACAGTACTAAAcagaaacaaaacaaaacataaaaagaaacgtaaaCAAAAACGACCTCTTATTAGACGGACTCGGGCGTTCGTTTGTTTGTGGagagaattcaaaaaaaaaatatgtttattgcaGCCACCGGCGTGTAATTCGATATCCAGACGACGGAGGGACACTGTCAACGACGATACGGTGAAAGGTGTGGAGGGGCTGGACGGGGGGACGCCGGCTACCATCGAGGTTTACAGCGGTTTGTACGTGAACGAAGCGTCGGACGTTGCTTCCAAGTCGGACTTCACCGACGACGTGTTCAGAGAAAGGGTAAGGCGTTGCTCGTGATTCTTTCTTGAACGGCTTTTCAACAGCGTTGCTTTCCTAACAGGAAAAGCGATTACGATAATTCAACGGGTAATACGTTCCAAGAAAATTCACCTTTACAATAATGCcttctttcttataaaaaattctctcagagaatcttatatataagattaatataagattaagatataatttatttattatatttatttattataatctttcttGAACGGCTTTTCAACAACCTTGCTTTCCTAACAGGAAAAGCGATTACGATAATTCAACGGGTAGTACGTTCCAAGAAAATTCACCGTTACAATAATGCcttctttctataaaaaattctctcagAGAATCTTATgtataagattaatataagattaagatataatttaattaataattaataatatatttaatataaatatattaataataataatatataagattaataagattaattaagattaatatataagatataagaatCTTCTGAATCTTTCGAATTCGTTTGCAGACTATCGACGATCCGAACAGCTTCTGCATATCGCAAAGGAGTTTCGCGATCGGCATCGCGATCGCGGGCCTGATCCTCATGCTGGCTGTGGTCGCGGCTATTTTGGTTCTGCTCACCAAGAGACGGCACAAGACCATATCGACCACGGGCTCGTCCATTTACAGCGGACCTTACACGAACACGGCGTACAGTCACAGCAGTTAAACTGCTCGAGCAAAAAAGAGCGTGGGAAGAGGATAGCGAACAATCGATAGCGAAGAGGACCGCGCTATTTCGGTAGCGAGGACACACGAATggtctattattattattattattgaagaaaatttcgtaTAATTCTCTCATCACGACCTCGGTGTGTTACAACGCGAGCGATGtacgaagaattatttagGTGGAATTTACAAGAGATTTTTGCTCAAACTGCCTTTTGCTAATTATCGCTTCTTCGAGGAGAACGTAGGTCTGAATACGTGATTTCCAATTCAAAgtaaatttcttatctttttattctagAGATCTTGCCATCCTTCTTTTCattatcgttcaatttttgaatttatcgtGAATTTTTTAGAAGCACGTGTTTGGACCTGAAAAAAATGAGTTTTAGAGAAAAAATCCAAGCCTAGcccgaaaaaaattgatacgaaGCGACACGAATCCTTAgggttaattttataatatatatacatatatatatatatatattattattatattatatattatatacatattgtatACTAGTCCGGTATACGCTGTCCTAGCTAACATAGCAGCCGCACTAAAAAAACAGAAGGCGCACACGTACGCGAAAATATTCTCTCTGTCTTCGTTCGTTGCTCTtctaatttaactttaatcaCCAGCGCAGAACGAAACTCGCTCTCCAGCGTTCGAAGTGAAGTCGACAGAGACAACACCTTTCAAACGAATCAAACGGCCCGATGATTTTTACCGTCCTTCTTTTCCCTCTCCCAACTTCCGTTGGAAACAAGTATCCGACATATTTCCCGTGTCGCGTCTACGACGATATCCTTTccaactatttatatatagtcaccgtcttcctttcctttctctctctctcttttttctttttttccttaaacaaatttcataGACAAAGAAATAATCTCCGAAGCGCCGTGGAGCTTGGTCGATTAAATcgagaagtttttttttcaaatctgtGTTATTCGATGaatcttcgtttttttctttttatacgtcgtttaaaaaaaattttattacatatgcGTAACGTCCTTCTGACAGGCGAGACTTCTGATTAATCGATCAGAGACAAGTTTCCAATGCGTTCGAGGCAAATTTATGTATAGATATGCATATCGGTTATTATAAGTACGTCCGACTATGTGCTTCGATGTTACGCGAGATCGAGTCCCGTTGCCGTGAGAACGAGAAGAAATGTTGCAACAGTCGATCAGATTCGCACCAAAGATTGTGAAAAGGTGTTTGAAAAGAAGCTATTACGACGCATCCTCGGCTACGGGACACTCGCGGCGATAAACGAGTGTATAATCCATTATAACGCTTAAACCGTAAACTAGTTTCCATTGAATCGAGGTGCTGCTCCCTGATATCGGTACCTTTCCTGTCACAGGTTACTTTCGATTttcagttaaaaatatttctcgaccAACAACGTTATTGTTCAAAATTGGAAGTACCTGTTTTTATCGTTCCTTCGATTCCTTTgcgataagataaaataataatctcaaaAACAAGAGCAGATTTTTGTTAttgatgtaataatttttttttttttgtaaaagtaaGAATCGAAAAACGAGGGTACCGATGTTTCGTGTTTTGCGTGGagcgttctttttctttgtttagttttaatttgtgaagaaaaaaaaaacactgaCGTAACTGGGTCCAACGTGGTGGTGGGTACAGatcgtaaaaattacatttaaagagaacagagggggggaaaaaaaagaagaaagaatggaCGTGAAAACGTGTAACACTCGTAATTTATGAGctattattcgaaagaaagaaaatgttatatgCGGAGAGAAATGTTGATTCGATTTAcgaagaatcgattttttccGACGATCGTTCAAAACTTCaatagaaattggaaattacaCAATTACGATTGTAatttatcgtgaaatttatcgcgacagaataattttaattttgtaacgatatataatttatattcaaaacgtttatttgatttttagagaatttaaatttctaacgttaagataaataaatttttatccaagataatcaataattcttCGTCACAATgtgttagaaatttaataattttttataaagtgcaataattttgaatgatcaataatatataaaaaaatattaattttgtcataGATCAAAAATATCCGACGAATATATAACAAACGAGCGTTATCGTTTCGTCGTATTCGTGGCATTGGTTCATAGCGACATTGGGGATAAAAATGTCTGTATAAACTTCTTTTTGTAAGGATACGCGATTTTTCTCTAGATCCCGCAATGTTTCTCTGGACCCTTGTCCAAAACTTACAACGAACTTGTGTAAATAACGAAAACGTAATAAATCTTGTAATCATAAATAGACTATGGCTATTACATATTCCCAAAATATTgcacatatattttcataatatcaaatattaattattgtacaatttatcCAATCATTTGccaataaaaaaaggatattatttcatttacgaTAACAAACaagtataaaaaacaattcttttcatataaagagagacaaaaaaaggtagaaataattaaattcaaaaatatttcgtaactGCGTAATAAACGATGAATGGTTATTGACAAACGccatcttataataatataaaatttcttgaaaataagaaatgcaCTTACAGTTTTCAGCTGTATACTTCTTTCGTAACTGAAATCTCCAATCGTCATCTTCTTATACGCAATAATTCGTATTTCGTATTCGTAAAAATCatcgttgaataaaaaattgaacaaacttCCGAAACACGCGTATTGTACGAAAGGTCGTACGACATCGACACGAAGATAAACATTGAAATGATTTCACGTTTTTTGGTTTAAAGGATCCTTCTTGattcataaattatgtaaaaaaaataatgtaattcagGGAAATAAACGAATCCAATAATCCACGATTTATGCTTTTTAGTGATGAATGAAATCAATCAAAAGATCGAAAAAAgtctatttacattaaaatgcaACAAATCGCACAAACTTCActtcaatttcttaaattataaacacgcaacgattcaaattaatattctactatttttgaacaataatatcttctgtgttaaatctttttttgtattttttgacAAGCTTCTCGCACTTGTTTCTATACGATgtaatcttttcaaattttagttcgCGACTCTGCCACCAGAGACGCGATTAACTCAGGAACGTAGCACATGTGATTGGTACTCGGGACACTGTACATGttgttgtaaaatttaattgatcaaaaaataaaatcatcgaatatatataattaattatgtaaacaCCGATACACATTAGATGGCAGGAATAATTTCAAGATCTCGCAAAGTATCAAACGAGagtgtcttctttttttattgaattatatataattcgtttttggaaaatatgatatatatatatatatatatatatatatatatgtatataatataacaagaaatataattagagtGACATGAGTTCTATCAAATTGTCCGGCTCTCTATGATGTTGTGCATCTTTGGGTTGGTAGTATAGCTCTTTTGTTTCCACCATACGATTCTTAATCGAATTCACCTTCTCGGTCACCTTCACGATGTATACGCATACGAATTCTCCGATTCGTCGTAggtttcttttattcatttcctCCCACTCATACTCATTCACTCATTTCATCGATCATCTTTCTCTTCCCTATGCAAACTCTTTGAGGATCAGTATATACGCATATCCTATTATCTTTCTcctatatacgtatatttctctttcttaaattatataaaaatacggaAAAATCTTTCCCTTgtataaacttaataataaattatacgatatctttcacgtaaaaaaaaaaaaaaaaaaaaaaaaataaagatcaaaCGTatctaatgaaaattgaatctcTCTGAGACTCAAAGAGTTAACATCGTATCTCGACAAAGTGTTCTAGTTTAAATCTATCGGTGAATACATTTGAAACACGTTTACTCTTCTCTTTCGccctttcttaataaatatataacgtatatatatttcgaccgatgcatttttgcatttatattcgaaaaaaccAGGACAAGAGAcggaataaatatatcctGCACATAAATCTCAGtccaaaagaaaattctaaactataatatattaagcaTAAAGGCACAGCCATCGTTTGCTCTTGTTCCACGTGATATGTCGAACGGAAAAGAAACATTCAGACGTGATCtgaaaataatgcaaataacGCAATGTGCAGTCGTTTTACTCGATTCTTATCCCGGTCGTTATACCATCGTATATTCAGtcaagttcaatttttatatcttcaaatatattcaccAGGACATCGCGCTCATCTATAATTGTCGATGATAAAACAATCTTGCGagataactttttcttttttttcttttttttcttttttttttttttcgcttaaCAATTAGACGTCGAATTCACGCCAGCTAACTATCCAAAGAGATCGGTAACTAACGAATCGAcgtccgttttttttttctgcgtCCCGCACAGTGTTCGATGAACGAAATCATAATGAACGCTATCATcagaatcaatttaaaaaaagattaccgATCTTCAAATCTAACAGGCTACTTACAAATGCCTTACGAGAAGAGGCGGGAGGAGAAGTTGCCAGAACTTCTTTCTCGATAAGATTGGAAAAACTGAGAAACGTttaaatcgtgaaaattaaaaaatgtatatatatatatatatatatatatatatatatatatatatgtatatatatatttatacatatatatatatatgtataaatgaaacaatacattttgaaattattcctaCCGCTTCTCGCAGGACAAGAATTTTCTACGACGAGTCGTACGGATAACAATTGAAAAGTTCACAAAATCACACTCCCCCCCTCCCACGTGGACGAAAAGTTTCAGCCGCGTGCCGTGTATCTTTATCGACGATCGGTTAAACGCGCGCAGAAACGAATCAATTTTCAGGCACACGGCTACAAGCTTAAACGCTAACGAGTCTTTGACGAGTGGCGACGCAATCAACGGAAGGTGATCAGGAAGATGCAAGgatcttcaaattaaaaagcTTCGAACTTTCAtgcgttctctctctctctctctctcatcttcaatttttttattctcttcacTCTTCGTCctcatcctctctctctctctcgcattCACAcgaattcttgttttttttttctttaaattctctcACTACCGTcaatctcctttttttccccttaatGTTGCATACAAAAATAGTAGGAAACGAACGTGAGGTCTTGCAAAGTTACAACGACTTTATCACCCGTTCTTTTCGCTCGTACatagttttcaatatttcctcGAGCTAATCATTTGCCGGGCAGGCAGATGATACACGcgttccctttctctctctctcactctcactctcactctctcttgCTCTCACTTTTATAACAATAGCCCAGGCaaacttatgaaaaaaatcactCGTGAACGGAATGCTCGACGCGTATGCATGCTCGATCATCTCGAAAAGTCTCAAATCGTTCTGTTTCGGATCGCTTCgagtgaaaatataatgatacgcACGTGTATAAATAAAGCAATTAGTGAAAGAACGTTTCCTCGTAACGCGTTTCATCGA
This region of Apis mellifera strain DH4 linkage group LG14, Amel_HAv3.1, whole genome shotgun sequence genomic DNA includes:
- the LOC100578515 gene encoding uncharacterized protein LOC100578515 isoform X1: MDWRGVALAFLSITIARHSTTRAAQIPQQPPTSTVGIASTVQIECASESIIVYISTEGKTDFHGLVYPRGLSKNSSCLQEYRSQPTPITYNLPLRSCNTMPTQLDDGGIEYFNTIVVQPHLKLVTNQGRGFHVRCRYQTRDKVVTNDQTHVAMLQSLPLQATAPMPGCTMKIFSGDPTRHQVAENVKIGDPLTLVINIDKQEMFGLKISDCLVRDGLGWGEQRLINDQGCPVDGEIMGEFTYNEDKTEAKVDFQAHKFPYTASVYYQCNVRLCVKHDGGCSNTPPACNSISRRRRDTVNDDTVKGVEGLDGGTPATIEVYSGLYVNEASDVASKSDFTDDVFRERTIDDPNSFCISQRSFAIGIAIAGLILMLAVVAAILVLLTKRRHKTISTTGSSIYSGPYTNTAYSHSS
- the LOC100578515 gene encoding uncharacterized protein LOC100578515 isoform X2, whose amino-acid sequence is MPTQLDDGGIEYFNTIVVQPHLKLVTNQGRGFHVRCRYQTRDKVVTNDQTHVAMLQSLPLQATAPMPGCTMKIFSGDPTRHQVAENVKIGDPLTLVINIDKQEMFGLKISDCLVRDGLGWGEQRLINDQGCPVDGEIMGEFTYNEDKTEAKVDFQAHKFPYTASVYYQCNVRLCVKHDGGCSNTPPACNSISRRRRDTVNDDTVKGVEGLDGGTPATIEVYSGLYVNEASDVASKSDFTDDVFRERTIDDPNSFCISQRSFAIGIAIAGLILMLAVVAAILVLLTKRRHKTISTTGSSIYSGPYTNTAYSHSS